A portion of the Sabethes cyaneus chromosome 3, idSabCyanKW18_F2, whole genome shotgun sequence genome contains these proteins:
- the LOC128744579 gene encoding probable serine/threonine-protein kinase mps1, translating into MTSVKDTASFFANGSSNQFDFVLSLYPQVLKLKAENKCKKPEELIRLDDWYQNKLPQLIKKRGKEPFMVHEELVQTMKWKQTRGKFFPQLSYLIKVNTPRAVQAETKKAFKKLPNLEQAITALSNLKGVGTTMASALLAAAAPETAPFMADECLMAIPEIEGIDYTTREYMNFVQHIQATTDRLNEEVHGPVSSSNTDGSNDEDDSSNDAPKIEKKWSPHNVELSLWTHYVARELQPELLDDMPAAVDGSKNSYSRNPVSTTTPSKTAATPAATNGASVSLASSENNTMEEPSDESNLDTELGKATSDESSKDNKYIDSLDECTKSEDSLEKPSTTTTSIRNNTSNNNSDEVNDSDSQSSAKRSTTGGEDEEEDDDEEDDEEEEIDEESSADGAPQAKKTKFE; encoded by the coding sequence atgacTTCCGTCAAGGATACGGCATCGTTCTTCGCCAACGGCAGCTCGAACCAGTTCGACTTCGTGCTCAGTCTGTATCCGCAGGTTTTGAAACTGAAAGCGGAAAACAAATGCAAGAAGCCGGAAGAACTTATCAGACTGGACGATTGGTACCAGAACAAATTGCCTCAGCTGATCAAAAAACGTGGCAAGGAACCGTTCATGGTACACGAAGAGCTGGTTCAGACAATGAAGTGGAAGCAAACGCGCGGGAAATTCTTCCCTCAGCTTTCGTACTTGATTAAAGTCAACACCCCGCGAGCGGTACAGGCAGAAAcgaaaaaagcattcaaaaaactgCCAAATCTCGAGCAAGCTATCACAGCATTATCGAATCTGAAAGGTGTTGGAACGACGATGGCCTCAGCATTGCTTGCCGCAGCCGCACCGGAAACTGCACCCTTCATGGCGGACGAATGCCTGATGGCGATACCGGAAATCGAGGGCATTGACTACACGACACGTGAGTACATGAACTTCGTGCAGCACATTCAGGCCACAACAGATCGACTGAACGAGGAAGTGCATGGACCGGTCAGTAGTTCTAACACCGATGGAAGTAACGACGAGGATGACAGCAGCAACGATGCACCGAAAATTGAGAAGAAATGGTCCCCGCATAATGTCGAACTATCCCTGTGGACGCACTATGTTGCTCGAGAACTGCAACCGGAACTGCTCGACGATATGCCGGCTGCAGTGGATGGTAGCAAAAATAGTTATTCACGGAATCCGGTATCAACGACTACACCGTCGAAGACTGCCGCTACACCTGCCGCCACAAACGGTGCTTCAGTATCGTTGGCCTCGTCCGAGAACAATACCATGGAAGAACCGTCCGATGAGAGCAATCTGGACACAGAACTCGGTAAGGCGACATCGGATGAATCGTCAAAGGATAACAAGTACATCGACAGCTTGGACGAGTGTACCAAGTCGGAAGACAGCCTGGAGAAACCAAGTACGACCACAACCAGTATCCGTAACAACACCAGTAACAACAACAGCGACGAGGTGAACGACAGTGACTCACAGAGTAGTGCAAAACGATCCACGACCGGCGGCGAAGATGAGGAGGAAGATGATGACGAGGAGGATGATGAAGAGGAAGAAATCGATGAAGAAAGTTCGGCAGATGGCGCTCCGCAAGCCAAGAAGACTAAATTCGAGTAG